A window from Cryptomeria japonica chromosome 1, Sugi_1.0, whole genome shotgun sequence encodes these proteins:
- the LOC131063208 gene encoding uncharacterized protein LOC131063208, whose amino-acid sequence MGSGRGKMESVRRATRTVLFMVMMVGSLVTSSASVIVAMADVIMPCVILSIFTCCHSCYTLTFEWNTYSFRSSLADVPLLSLFRSFLILCAYYICDVHCLSNGPYLGITVICGLASAVILIIKVSFFTILEALQASPTAPRSHRFKQSWGMPAMFLSSMVLALGHIVVAYKIRYQSRRMLLLQRVDPEAVLVSKAASHGYQKLLRSPNPRKIARVDSEGKMHPFYEERDIPAKMLADADSLFILCEGLVIHYKIIYERPIYGSMFDNFFGDANDRDWCITSARPIFDNPSKVVSGCRSLSDSLTNASLNTPLMDSFTEEGTSASSCGFDECFPFPQQITHLKLENYMHDEMDSNSEFLNPGNLVVKTGQQKAGLDGIVLIHGFGGGAFSWRNVMTPLARRTGCPVVAFDRPGWGLTSRPQRAEWEEKGLPNPYELRSQVDSLFSFCKKLGLFSVVLVGHDDGGLLSLMAAEKAQTCVDVSRVEVKGVVLVSVSISREVVPTFARVLLHTSLGRHLVRPLLRTEIIQVANRRSWHDASKLTADVLDLYKAPLRVEGWDKAIAEVSKLSIGTMLSSSHASDLLKAVQGLPVLVTVGAEDILVSLRSSQLLASKISNSKLIAISGCGHLPHEECPKELLAAIVPFVSNLCMELNKPDKFLSDGYR is encoded by the exons ATGGGTTCGGGAAGAGGAAAGATGGAGAGCGTTCGCAGGGCCACGAGGACTGTGCTTTTTATGGTGATGATGGTAGGGTCGCTGGTTACTTCTTCGGCTTCGGTAATTGTGGCAATGGCGGATGTCATTATGCCCTGCGTCATcctttctatcttcacttgttgcCATTCCTGTTATACGTTGACATTTGAGTGGAATACTTACAGCTTCCGATCGTCTTTGGCGGATGTTCCCCTGCTTTCTCTGTTTCGATCATTTCTtattttat GTGCCTATTATATCTGTGATGTACACTGCCTCTCCAATGGTCCTTACCTCGGAATCACGGTAATATGTGGTCTGGCATCAGCTGTGATTCTGATAATAAAGGTCTCTTTCTTCACTATTTTAGAGGCTTTACAAGCCTCACCAACTGCACCTAGGAGCCATCGGTTCAAGCAGTCATGGGGTATGCCTGCTATGTTCTTATCCTCTATGGTGTTAGCTCTTGGTCACATAGTAGTGGCATACAAGATACGATATCAATCTCGACGGATGCTACTTCTTCAACGAGTTGATCCAGAAGCT GTTCTCGTGTCCAAAGCAGCTTCGCATGGTTATCAGAAACTCCTTCGATCTCCTAATCCACGAAAAATTGCTAGAGTTGACTCTGAAGGGAAAATGCATCCCTTTTATGAAGAGAGAGATATACCTGCAAAAATGCTTGCTGATGCTGATAGCCTCTTCATATTATGTGAAGGTCTGGTCATCCATTATAAAATTATTTATGAAAGACCAATTTATGGTTCGATGTTTGACAACTTCTTTGGAGATGCTAATGATAGAGATTGGTGCATCACATCTGCGAGGCCAATATTTGATAATCCATCCAAAGTTGTTTCTGGTTGCAGGAGTTTAAGTGATAGTTTAACAAATGCATCATTGAATACTCCATTAATGGACAGCTTCACAGAGGAGGGGACCTCAGCATCAAGCTGTGGCTTTGATGAGTGTTTTCCTTTTCCTCAGCAAATTACTCATCTGAAATTGGAGAATTATATGCACGATGAGATGGACTCCAACTCAGAGTTTTTAAATCCTGGAAATTTGGTGGTAAAAACAGGGCAACAAAAAGCAGGATTAGATGGTATTGTTTTGATTCATGGTTTTGGTGGAGGAGCTTTTTCTTGGAGAAATGTCATGACTCCCCTAGCAAGACGTACTGGCTGTCCAGTTGTTGCATTTGATCGGCCTGGTTGGGGACTCACTTCCCGTCCTCAAAGAGCTGAATGGGAAGAAAAAGGACTACCTAACCCATATGAGCTTCGATCACAG GTAGATTCACTATTTTCTTTTTGCAAGAAATTGGGCCTTTTCTCTGTTGTGCTGGTGGGTCATGATGACGGTGGCTTGCTTTCTCTAATGGCAGCTGAGAAAGCACAAACTTGTGTAGATGTTTCTCGG GTAGAAGTGAAGGGAGTTGTACTGGTTAGTGTGAGTATTTCTAGAGAGGTTGTACCAACCTTTGCTCGAGTCTTGTTGCATACATCATTGGGACGACACTTGGTCCGTCCTCTTTTACGGACTGAGATAATCCAAGTAGCTAATCGTCGTTCCTGGCATGATGCATCAAAATTAACAGCTGATGTTTTGGACCTTTATAAG GCACCATTGCGGGTTGAAGGATGGGATAAAGCAATTGCAGAAGTTAGTAAATTGTCTATAGGAACTATGCTCTCATCAAGCCATGCCTCAGATTTGTTGAAAGCGGTGCAAGGCTTACCGGTGCTGGTAACAGTTGGGGCAGAAGATATCTTAGTCTCCTTACGATCGTCCCAGCTTCTAGCATCTAAGATTTCTAATTCT AAACTAATTGCGATTTCTGGTTGTGGGCACCTCCCTCATGAAGAGTGTCCAAAAGAATTGCTGGCAGCTATAGTGCCTTTTGTCTCTAACTTGTGTATGGAGTTAAATAAGCCAGACAAATTCTTATCCGATGGATATCGATAA